The segment GTCGAGCCCCAGGTCTCGATGCCGAGTGATATTCTCCAAGACGACGATCGAATCGTCGACCAAGATACCGATGATCAGCGAGAGGCCCATCATCGACATCGAGTCGATGTGGAAGCCGAAGAGGCGCATGACGATGAACGTCGAGAGAATCGAGGTTGGAATCGCCAAGAAGACGACGACCGCGTTGCGCCAGGCGTGCAGGAAGAGCAGCATGACAATGGCCGTGAGGATGATACCCTCGATCAGCGACTGTCCGACGCCGGTCAGCATCTTCGAGGTGTAGTCGGCCGGCGCGTCGATTTCGTGGAAGTCTAGCTGCGGGAACTGCGCCTCCATCTTCTTCATCTCGGCGCGCAGGGTCTGCGTCGTCTTGATCTGGTCGGCGTCGAGCGTCGGGTTGATCTCCATGTAGACGCGCGGATGGCCGTTATAGGAGGAGATGCTGCGCATTTCGATGTGGCTGTCGTAGGCGTTGGCCACGTCGCCGATCTTGAGGGATTTGACCGGGAACTGCAGCACGCTCAGCGGCGAGAGCGGGATCGCGAGCAGGTCGGTCGCCTTCTCCACGTAGTCGTGGATCGCAACGCTGCCCTCACGCGTCGGCTGCGTCATGATGCCGCCCGGCACGTTGAGGTTGTTGATCTGAACGGCGCTAAAGATGTCTTCGAGGGTCGCGTTGGTTCCGTCGAGCTTGACCGGATCGGGCTCGACGTGAAACTCGCGGTCGGCCGAGCCCCGCACGTCCACCGATTGGACGTTGGGAATCTGTTCTATCAGCGGAACGATCTGGCTGTTGAGGAGATCGGCGATCTGCGGCTGGCTGAGCGTCTTGGAACTGACCGCCACGTCGAGCAGCGGCGGCTCGGATTGGCCGGCCTTCGTTACTACGGGCGGATCGAGGTCGGTCGGCATGTACACGCGCGCGACGTCGGCGCGGCGCTGCACGTCGACGGCGGCTAGGTTGAGATCCGTCCCCATCTTAAACTGAACGACGACGACCGCCGAGCCTTCTTGTGCATTCGCGGTGATCTCGTCAAGATTGTCGATGCCGGCCATCTGATCTTCGATCGGCTTGATGACCATGCGCTCCATGTCTTGCGGAGACGCGCCGGGGTAGCTCGCCGCGACCACGACGATCGGAAAGTCGGTATTCGGCGGACTTGAGCTGCGGCCGAGTTGGAGGAACGAGATTACGCCAAAGATTACCAGCGCGCCAAAAACCGCGATGGTAATTGTCGGGCGGGTAAGGGCAAAACGCGTCAACCACATACTGCGTGTTCCATTGCTGCCTAGCTTTACGCCGAAAGCCTCGCGACTGTTTCAGGGGATTCGACGGACGTCGCCTCTTTCATATTATCCTCGGCATCCTACTGGAGAAGTCTGAAAGGCGGGACAAAAGTGGGGCGCCCGACATCAAAAAATCTCAAATCGCCCAGGCGAGAGCCTCCTCGCTTCGCCGGCCGCGTTAGCCGCTCGACCCCTCCGTCGCCATTGGCGGGCTCTCGATGGACCAAGGCCACGCCGGGACCGAGATTTTCAAGCAGGCATATTCGAATATATTCGTGGGCTCGCCCGAAATGTTGCATTTCACACGCGACCCTTCAGGCAGCGTGACGGGCTTTACCGTCGGCGTCGAGCGTGCGCAGGGCGTACGCTTCCAGCGCTGCGCATTGGCATATCGGTGAATATCACACCTACGACTTGCTGCTTTTATCTGCCGTGGCAGGCGCAAGACCTGGGACTCCCGAGACCACTTTCAACCGCGAATCTGCGCAAGACTGGACTCCAACCCGCACGCCCAGGTTACCGATGCCTACTCCGGCCCGGCTAGACCGATCAGATGACCGGCCGGGTCCATGAAGTGTCCGACGACCAACTCCACGCCAGGGTTTTTCACTGGACCCATTCTGCGCGTACCGCCCAGGCTCTCGGCTTTCCGGAGTGCCGCCTCAACGTTGGGGACGCCGACGTAGAAGATTACGTGCCCTTCGTAGCCGGTCCCACCGCCAACTCCGCCAGGAATCCCGGTGCCGTCGTCTGTCGTATAGCGATTTATGAATCCGTAGTTCCCCGGCTCGGAAATAACACCGGCGACCGGCGCGCTCGTATCAAACTCCCAACCGAACAAACCACCGTAGAAATTCCAAAGCTTCGCTGGATCGCTTCCAGTGATCTCGAAATGCACGACCGGTTGTCCCACTTGCAGCCTCCCCTTCCTCAAGAGTGCGCAATTAAAAAGATTGAGCCCCCGGGACCACATACGGTAAGACTCAATCGCGAATCTGCGCAAGAGAGGACTCGAACCTCCACGAGATTGCTCCCGCTAGCCCCTCAAGCTAGTGCGTCTACCAATTCCGCCACTTGCGCACGGGGCTGGACCCGGTTTCGGGAGAGGTCCCGCCGCCGCCCTCCTGGGCGTCCTACCTCATGTTGGGATCGAGCGCGTCGCGCAGGCCGTCACCGATATAGTTGATGGCCAGCACCGTAACGAGGATGCAGAGGCCGGGAAAGACCGCCGCCCACCAGGCTTGCTGCAAATTGCTGGCGGCGTTTGCCAGCATATTACCCCAAGACGCGGTCGGCGGCTGAATCCCGAGGCCTAAAAACGAGAGCGTCGACTCCAGGATGATGACGCCGGCGACGTCGAGCGTCGCCTGAACGACGATCGGCGCGATGGCATTGGGGAGCAGATGACGAAAGATGATGCGCCCGTCGTTGTTGCCGACGGCGCGCGCGGCCTCTGCGAACTCGCGCTCGCGCAGGCTCAAGAACGAGGCTCGCACGAGACGCGCGACCGGCGGCCACGAGAGCGCGCCGATAATCACGACGATCACTCCGAAGCTTAAAGCCGCCTTCGAGGAGCTCGCCGCCACGATCGCCGTGAGGACCAGCAACAGCGGCAGTAGCGGAATCGAGAGAAAGACGTCGGTAAGGCGCATCAGCCCGTAGTCGACCCAGCCTCCGTAGTACCCGGCGATCGCGCCTAAGACCGTCCCGATCAGAATCTCCATGACCACGGCGAAGACGCCGACCGTAAGCGAAATGCGCGCGCCGAAGAGCAGGCGCGAGAGCAGGTCGCGCCCGACTTCATCGGTTCCCAGTGAGTGGCCCCAACAGGTCGCTTTGTCTTGAAAGCACGGCGGGAGCGGCGTGCCGTTCCAGTGCGGTATCGCGGCGGTCCCATTATCGATCGAGTTGGGATCGAAGGGCGAGATCTGGCCGGCGAAAACCGCGGCCAAAATCATCAGCAGCAGAACGACCGATCCCGCGATGGCCAGTTTGTGGCGGCGGAAGCGCGTCCAGAACGTGACCTTGCTAAAAGTTACTTCGTCTTCGGCAATCGGCTTGCCGGGCATCGGCAGCGTGGGTGCGGCCATGTTCTCGTCTCTTTCAGTCGTACTTCACGCGCGGATCGAGCCACGCGTAGACGACGTCGGCGAGCAGGTTGGAAAAGACGACGAAAAAGGCGACGAGCAGCAGATATCCCATTAGCAACGCGAGGTCGCTCTGCGTCAGCGCGTTGTAAAAGAGCCGGCCCATGCCTGGCCAGGCAAAGATCGTCTCGGTGACGATCGCGCCCGCGATAAGACCCGGCAACGAGAGTGCCGTCACGGTAACCACCGGAATCAGCGCATTCTTCAAGCCATGCTTAAAGAGAATCGTGCGGAACGGCAAGCCCTTC is part of the Candidatus Cybelea sp. genome and harbors:
- a CDS encoding VOC family protein, which translates into the protein MGQPVVHFEITGSDPAKLWNFYGGLFGWEFDTSAPVAGVISEPGNYGFINRYTTDDGTGIPGGVGGGTGYEGHVIFYVGVPNVEAALRKAESLGGTRRMGPVKNPGVELVVGHFMDPAGHLIGLAGPE
- a CDS encoding ABC transporter permease, with the protein product MAAPTLPMPGKPIAEDEVTFSKVTFWTRFRRHKLAIAGSVVLLLMILAAVFAGQISPFDPNSIDNGTAAIPHWNGTPLPPCFQDKATCWGHSLGTDEVGRDLLSRLLFGARISLTVGVFAVVMEILIGTVLGAIAGYYGGWVDYGLMRLTDVFLSIPLLPLLLVLTAIVAASSSKAALSFGVIVVIIGALSWPPVARLVRASFLSLREREFAEAARAVGNNDGRIIFRHLLPNAIAPIVVQATLDVAGVIILESTLSFLGLGIQPPTASWGNMLANAASNLQQAWWAAVFPGLCILVTVLAINYIGDGLRDALDPNMR